A window of Prolixibacter sp. SD074 contains these coding sequences:
- a CDS encoding dipeptidase: MLKKTLLLTGLLWLALQVRVADACTNFLITKGATVDGSTMITYAADSHTLYGEMYFWPAADHKPGEMVDVTEWDTGKFLGTIPQIPHTYQVTGNMNEHQVAIGETTFGGREELQRQPGAIVDYGSLIYLALQRAKTAREAIKVMTDLVAKYGYASEGESFSIADPDEVWILEMIGKGEAGKGAVWVARRIPDGYISGHANQARITTFPLNEPDNCLYSSDVISFAREKGWFDGKNKDFSFAGTYAPVNFEGARFCDARVWAGFRKVTSNMDQYQDYAIGKIKKGANGYATNRIPLWVKPDTLLSVKDVMGMMRDHFEGTALDMTKDPGAGPFKLPYRWRPLTWKADSTTYVNERAISTQQTGFSFIAQMRSDYPDPIGGIMWFGVDDTYSTCYMPVYCGIQKVPEPIRVGNGDMLTWSDNSAFWIFNTVSNLAYLRYDYMIEDIQKVQSELETKFVEFTPAVDEAAMDLWNKGQHNMARKFLTEYSDKQVNLTVNRWKQLEHYLIIKYKDGNIMKEKDGKFERNESGKLPAMPDQPGYPEWWYRNVAKQTGDHLKEK, encoded by the coding sequence ATGTTGAAGAAAACGCTCTTACTGACCGGCCTTCTTTGGCTGGCCCTGCAGGTTCGCGTAGCTGATGCCTGCACCAACTTTTTAATCACCAAAGGTGCAACTGTTGACGGCTCAACCATGATTACCTATGCAGCTGATTCACATACGCTATACGGAGAAATGTATTTCTGGCCGGCAGCCGATCATAAGCCGGGTGAAATGGTCGATGTCACGGAATGGGACACTGGCAAATTTCTGGGTACAATTCCACAGATTCCGCACACCTACCAGGTAACCGGAAACATGAACGAACACCAGGTAGCCATTGGAGAAACCACTTTTGGAGGCCGTGAAGAGTTACAGCGCCAACCCGGCGCCATTGTCGATTATGGCAGTCTGATTTACCTGGCCCTCCAACGCGCCAAAACTGCGCGCGAAGCCATTAAGGTAATGACCGACCTGGTTGCTAAATACGGGTATGCCAGCGAAGGTGAATCATTCTCGATTGCCGATCCGGATGAAGTATGGATTCTGGAAATGATTGGTAAAGGCGAAGCGGGAAAAGGTGCCGTTTGGGTAGCCCGCCGCATTCCTGACGGTTACATTTCAGGACATGCCAACCAGGCCCGTATTACTACCTTCCCGTTAAACGAACCGGACAATTGCCTCTATTCAAGCGATGTTATCTCATTCGCCCGTGAAAAAGGATGGTTCGATGGAAAAAATAAAGACTTTAGCTTTGCAGGAACTTACGCTCCGGTCAATTTCGAAGGCGCCCGTTTCTGCGATGCACGCGTTTGGGCAGGTTTCCGTAAGGTAACCAGTAACATGGACCAGTATCAGGACTATGCCATCGGTAAAATCAAAAAAGGAGCCAATGGCTATGCAACCAACCGGATTCCGCTTTGGGTAAAACCCGATACACTGTTAAGTGTTAAAGATGTGATGGGCATGATGCGCGACCACTTCGAAGGAACTGCCCTGGACATGACCAAAGATCCAGGTGCCGGTCCGTTTAAACTCCCTTATCGCTGGCGTCCGCTAACCTGGAAAGCTGACTCGACGACTTACGTCAACGAGCGTGCTATCTCCACCCAACAAACCGGTTTCTCCTTCATCGCTCAAATGCGCTCCGACTACCCCGATCCAATTGGTGGAATTATGTGGTTTGGCGTAGATGATACCTATTCGACCTGCTATATGCCGGTCTACTGCGGTATTCAGAAAGTACCGGAACCGATTCGTGTTGGCAACGGCGATATGCTCACCTGGTCAGACAACTCTGCCTTTTGGATATTCAACACCGTATCGAACCTTGCTTACCTGCGCTACGACTACATGATTGAAGACATCCAAAAGGTACAGAGTGAGCTTGAAACCAAATTCGTTGAGTTTACACCAGCTGTTGATGAAGCTGCCATGGATTTATGGAACAAAGGCCAGCACAATATGGCCCGTAAATTCCTGACAGAATATTCCGACAAACAGGTTAACCTCACGGTAAACCGTTGGAAACAACTGGAACATTACCTCATTATCAAGTACAAGGATGGCAATATCATGAAGGAAAAAGACGGTAAGTTCGAACGCAACGAGAGCGGTAAACTTCCGGCCATGCCCGATCAGCCCGGTTACCCGGAATGGTGGTACCGCAATGTGGCCAAACAAACGGGCGACCATTTAAAAGAAAAATAA
- a CDS encoding xanthine dehydrogenase family protein subunit M: MKPFEYTKPKTVREALSSANSHSQYIAGGTNLVDLMKKQIDEPDKLLDITDTLPNTIEVKDNGVVIGAMVRNTAIAVNKAIMESWPLLSKAILKGASPQIRNMASAGGNLLQRTRCPYFYDLTLPCNKRKNGSGCGAIKGNNRMGAIIGYSDACVAVYPSDMCVALAALDAKVNIRKADGSEDTMNFLDFHRLPGNNPEKDNNLPENALITSIFVPKNNFSKHFEYLKLRDRESYAFALVSVAAALDLDGNQIREARLASGGVAHKPWRWTKAENFLKGKQATSENFAEAAKIAAEDTSPLSDNAFKVPLLKGAIETALLTCLTNKA, translated from the coding sequence ATGAAACCTTTCGAATATACGAAACCCAAAACAGTCCGGGAAGCTTTATCATCGGCAAACAGTCATTCGCAATACATTGCTGGCGGTACGAACCTGGTGGACCTAATGAAGAAACAAATCGATGAGCCGGATAAGTTGCTCGACATTACTGACACCTTGCCCAACACCATCGAAGTAAAAGACAACGGAGTTGTCATCGGGGCAATGGTACGAAATACAGCCATCGCTGTAAACAAAGCCATCATGGAAAGCTGGCCGTTACTCTCCAAAGCCATTTTGAAGGGAGCCTCTCCCCAGATTCGCAACATGGCCTCGGCAGGAGGAAACCTGTTACAACGCACCCGCTGTCCGTACTTTTACGACCTGACACTTCCGTGCAACAAGCGAAAGAATGGCTCCGGCTGCGGTGCCATAAAAGGTAACAACCGGATGGGCGCCATCATTGGCTATTCCGATGCCTGTGTAGCCGTGTACCCGTCGGACATGTGTGTGGCACTCGCCGCGCTGGATGCCAAAGTCAATATCCGGAAAGCTGATGGTTCAGAAGATACAATGAACTTCCTGGATTTTCACCGGTTGCCCGGAAATAATCCAGAGAAGGATAACAACCTTCCGGAAAATGCTTTGATTACATCCATTTTCGTCCCAAAAAATAATTTCAGTAAACACTTCGAATACCTGAAACTGCGTGACCGCGAATCATATGCTTTTGCCTTGGTTTCGGTAGCAGCAGCGTTGGATTTGGACGGGAATCAAATCAGGGAAGCCCGGTTAGCTTCCGGCGGCGTAGCGCATAAACCCTGGCGCTGGACCAAAGCAGAAAACTTCCTAAAGGGAAAACAGGCAACGTCCGAAAACTTTGCCGAAGCAGCAAAAATTGCTGCCGAAGATACCTCTCCACTATCGGATAATGCCTTCAAAGTTCCGTTACTGAAAGGCGCGATAGAAACCGCATTACTCACTTGTCTCACAAATAAAGCATAA
- a CDS encoding GHKL domain-containing protein yields MKTVFKHGIKGATSQSFIFIKLQMTDEFVTLTVENNKGITDDVEKKEYKGIGLANVRKRLEMTYPGNHQVKITDQLIPVEPTTKTTY; encoded by the coding sequence TTGAAAACAGTATTTAAACACGGCATCAAAGGTGCCACCAGCCAATCGTTTATTTTCATCAAGCTACAAATGACTGATGAGTTCGTAACTTTAACCGTTGAGAATAACAAGGGCATTACCGACGATGTGGAGAAAAAGGAATACAAAGGAATTGGACTGGCCAATGTGCGGAAACGGCTCGAAATGACCTATCCCGGTAACCATCAGGTGAAAATTACCGACCAGCTCATCCCGGTAGAGCCAACTACAAAGACGACTTACTGA
- a CDS encoding (2Fe-2S)-binding protein, whose amino-acid sequence MKHSHSNATSMSRRFFLQSTSVLAALSFIPNSLKAFYEDLKEKLFVKKQMIPIKLEINQEQYSLTVDSRATLLDVLREELNLTGSKKGCDHGQCGACTVHLNGERALSCLTLAVMARGKAITTIEGLADGDQLHPMQEAFIEQDGFQCGYCTSGQIMSAVACVNEGHTRSVEEIKEYMSGNLCRCGAYNGITEAIRQVAK is encoded by the coding sequence ATGAAACATTCTCATTCTAATGCCACCTCCATGAGCCGCCGGTTCTTTTTGCAATCCACTTCAGTATTGGCGGCATTATCATTTATTCCCAACAGCTTAAAAGCTTTTTACGAGGACCTCAAAGAGAAGCTTTTTGTCAAAAAGCAGATGATTCCCATCAAGCTGGAAATCAACCAGGAGCAGTATTCGCTGACCGTTGACAGCCGGGCAACACTACTGGATGTACTGAGGGAAGAACTGAATCTGACCGGCAGCAAAAAAGGCTGCGACCACGGTCAATGTGGTGCCTGTACCGTTCATCTGAATGGTGAACGCGCCCTGAGTTGTTTGACCCTGGCTGTCATGGCCCGGGGGAAAGCAATCACCACCATCGAAGGACTGGCCGACGGAGATCAGCTGCACCCAATGCAGGAAGCTTTTATTGAACAAGATGGCTTCCAGTGTGGCTATTGCACCTCCGGGCAAATCATGTCAGCGGTAGCCTGTGTCAACGAAGGACACACCAGGTCCGTAGAGGAAATCAAAGAATACATGAGCGGTAACCTCTGCCGGTGTGGCGCTTACAACGGCATCACAGAAGCCATCCGGCAAGTAGCCAAATGA
- a CDS encoding YitT family protein, translated as MAFLPKEQVFSLRWFIDYMYIIVGSFILAVGFVYFISPHKIVPGGVYGIAIIVHYLTHGIFSFWPEGIPIGLFGLILNIPLTYAGIRILGPRFGVKTIVGFILSSVFMDGITYLRVDGDAPLVHDVLLSCIFGGVLIGFGLGLIFKSKATSGGSDIIAMIIAKYTNMPLGQLMIYVDSTIVLMALLAFKDWQIPLYSWLVIYITGKAIDQTMAGANYNKALIIVSDKHDEIKDKILVNLERGGTYLKGVGMYTNDEKNIIFTVVSRREVAILEEHINMMDPDAFITIMDASEILGEGFRSLRTKMSDK; from the coding sequence ATGGCATTCCTACCGAAAGAGCAGGTCTTTTCGCTGCGCTGGTTTATCGACTACATGTACATCATTGTCGGCTCTTTTATTTTGGCCGTTGGTTTTGTCTATTTCATCTCTCCCCACAAGATTGTGCCGGGCGGAGTGTATGGTATCGCCATTATTGTGCACTACCTCACACACGGGATTTTCTCATTCTGGCCTGAAGGAATCCCGATAGGTCTTTTCGGATTAATCCTGAATATACCGCTTACCTATGCCGGGATAAGAATACTGGGCCCTCGTTTTGGCGTAAAAACAATTGTGGGATTTATCCTGTCATCCGTTTTCATGGATGGTATCACCTACCTCCGTGTCGATGGCGATGCCCCGTTGGTTCACGATGTGTTACTCTCCTGTATTTTTGGCGGGGTACTCATCGGATTTGGATTGGGCTTGATTTTTAAGTCAAAAGCCACCTCAGGCGGATCCGATATCATTGCCATGATCATCGCCAAGTACACCAACATGCCACTCGGGCAACTGATGATTTATGTCGACTCGACCATTGTCCTGATGGCGTTGCTTGCTTTTAAAGACTGGCAGATTCCGCTTTACAGCTGGCTGGTGATTTACATAACCGGTAAAGCCATCGACCAGACCATGGCAGGCGCCAATTACAATAAGGCGCTTATCATCGTTTCCGATAAACATGACGAGATAAAAGATAAAATATTGGTCAATCTGGAACGTGGCGGGACATATCTTAAGGGTGTTGGCATGTACACCAACGACGAGAAAAACATCATCTTCACAGTGGTAAGCCGTCGTGAAGTAGCCATCCTCGAAGAGCACATCAACATGATGGATCCGGATGCCTTCATTACAATTATGGATGCCAGTGAAATCCTCGGAGAAGGTTTCCGTTCCCTGCGCACGAAAATGAGCGACAAGTAA
- a CDS encoding family 16 glycosylhydrolase, with translation MSGFSLKYQLGLIPGTAKIDAKWNKLLGMRDELQELEQSDELARYRELDAELKSAEFRARKKELAQLKFEGSYEQKMLSEMEHLNRSKSMKQYFKTLSSEKLARFRNIGKGDKLARLNELDKIVTTPEFAKRRKDMEKLHYNGSPEAVKRKEFESLKNDKRLKRYYNTLASDNYRLHMKVEESGEEPSGKDELKRYEKFLQSKGYSNLKVVEKQNLTKRFEELRGEVQSDEFLEREKFLKNRKRYQTTDDYRLVAEYDKLSKDPDIRFFHKFSKSDEYLNYQRVHDSKELERLNELEDLVKDEGFRERVAFLKDKKRYEKSEDFKLEQEFSKLENSTAIKKYFELHTAKELNFFDKWKVAFDDEFARDGINYERWNSGIFPGKDVFGNNYSQANELQCLNGEENLQVHGGILSIVTRKEPTEGMRWNPLLGLIPAKFDYTSSMLNTGNSFRMAQGIIEAKIRVNPCAEIVSAFSLKGNGALPQIDILRSGKNEVSMGVIRELKGEPVWQHQTITGLNFKKFHVYRLEWDGQALTWKINGTVVHHTRVDASFDDMFLNLLSSVHEEVHHQNLPHYFEVDWVRCLVPQAGNN, from the coding sequence ATGTCAGGTTTTAGTTTGAAATATCAGCTGGGACTTATTCCTGGGACAGCAAAAATTGATGCAAAGTGGAATAAGTTGCTGGGCATGCGCGATGAGCTGCAGGAATTGGAGCAATCGGACGAACTGGCCCGTTATCGGGAGTTGGACGCTGAACTGAAATCTGCCGAGTTCAGGGCCCGGAAAAAGGAGCTGGCCCAACTGAAGTTTGAAGGGAGTTATGAGCAGAAGATGCTCAGTGAGATGGAACACCTGAACCGTTCCAAATCGATGAAACAGTATTTCAAAACATTGAGTTCTGAAAAACTGGCCCGTTTCAGGAATATTGGAAAAGGAGACAAGCTTGCCCGGCTTAATGAACTCGACAAAATTGTGACAACGCCTGAGTTCGCGAAACGCAGGAAGGACATGGAGAAACTTCATTACAATGGATCTCCTGAAGCTGTGAAACGGAAAGAATTTGAGTCGCTAAAGAACGATAAACGGCTGAAACGGTATTATAATACGCTTGCTTCTGACAATTATCGTTTGCACATGAAAGTGGAGGAGAGCGGGGAGGAACCGTCGGGTAAGGATGAATTGAAGCGCTACGAAAAGTTCCTTCAGTCGAAAGGTTACAGTAACCTGAAAGTGGTTGAAAAACAGAACCTGACCAAGCGATTCGAAGAGCTGCGCGGTGAAGTTCAGTCGGATGAATTCCTGGAAAGAGAGAAATTTTTGAAAAACAGAAAACGTTACCAGACTACCGATGACTATCGTTTGGTGGCTGAATATGATAAGCTGAGTAAAGATCCGGATATCAGGTTTTTCCATAAATTCAGTAAATCGGACGAATACCTCAATTACCAACGGGTACACGATTCGAAAGAGCTGGAGCGGTTGAATGAGCTGGAAGATTTGGTGAAGGACGAAGGATTCCGGGAGCGTGTTGCTTTTCTGAAGGATAAAAAACGCTACGAAAAATCGGAAGACTTTAAGTTGGAGCAAGAGTTTAGTAAACTGGAGAATAGTACAGCCATTAAGAAGTATTTTGAGTTGCATACAGCCAAAGAGCTTAATTTCTTCGATAAATGGAAAGTTGCCTTTGATGACGAGTTTGCCCGTGACGGGATCAATTACGAGCGCTGGAATTCTGGTATTTTTCCTGGTAAAGATGTTTTCGGGAACAACTATTCTCAGGCTAACGAGTTGCAATGCCTGAATGGCGAAGAGAACCTGCAGGTCCACGGTGGCATTTTGTCGATTGTGACCCGAAAGGAACCGACTGAAGGGATGAGATGGAATCCGCTACTTGGCTTGATTCCTGCTAAATTTGATTATACTTCGTCGATGTTGAATACCGGAAATAGCTTCCGGATGGCACAAGGCATCATTGAGGCGAAGATACGCGTGAACCCGTGTGCTGAGATTGTCTCGGCTTTTTCTTTAAAAGGAAACGGAGCCTTACCGCAGATTGATATTTTGCGCAGCGGCAAAAATGAGGTAAGCATGGGGGTCATTCGCGAACTGAAAGGGGAACCGGTTTGGCAACATCAAACCATCACCGGACTGAACTTTAAGAAATTTCATGTGTATCGACTCGAGTGGGACGGGCAGGCGCTGACCTGGAAAATCAATGGTACAGTGGTTCATCATACCCGCGTGGATGCTTCGTTCGATGACATGTTTTTGAACTTGCTTTCGAGTGTGCACGAAGAAGTGCACCACCAGAATCTGCCACATTACTTTGAGGTGGATTGGGTACGGTGCCTGGTTCCACAGGCCGGCAATAATTAA
- a CDS encoding rRNA methyltransferase codes for MATLLPENFTQRMQAQLGNEFEAFQQSLSEAAVSSVRVNATKFSGSFNGNQVTWCKTGFYLDKRPSYTLDPFLHAGVYYVQEASSMFLEQAFRQMPNEPIKVLDLCGSPGGKSTHIASLLPENSLLVSNEVIRSRAVILSENLKKWGNPNVVVTNNDPKDFAAFKGLFDVLVVDAPCSGEGLFRRDENAIAEWSPENTQLCAQRQQRILANVWPALKPGGVLIYSTCTYNPGENEENLKWLNEFAEVENISLPVKEEWGITQTEAARLSGYRFYPHKTKGEGFFMAVVRKLDGETARMPKKIKGAAFTTASRNEKALIEGWLANDDLELLNLNGTLLSFPGRYTAELTWLQQSLRIVHAGIKTGELKQKEVIPAHELALSPIINRGKFPEIGLSLEESVRFLHRDDIRPKAKERGWHLLTYRDVPIGWVKNLGNRFNSAYPKEWRIRMDITEYLAGKLEAEKAKFPLG; via the coding sequence ATGGCAACACTTCTTCCCGAAAATTTCACCCAACGTATGCAAGCACAGTTGGGGAACGAATTCGAAGCATTTCAACAATCGCTTTCGGAAGCAGCCGTTAGTTCGGTTCGGGTTAACGCAACTAAGTTTTCTGGTTCCTTTAACGGGAATCAGGTCACTTGGTGCAAAACCGGTTTCTACCTCGACAAGCGGCCGTCCTATACACTCGACCCGTTTCTGCATGCCGGCGTTTATTACGTGCAGGAAGCCAGTTCCATGTTTCTCGAACAGGCTTTTCGCCAGATGCCAAATGAACCAATAAAGGTGCTCGATTTGTGTGGCTCGCCCGGAGGTAAATCCACGCACATCGCCTCTCTCCTGCCGGAAAATAGTTTGTTGGTATCCAACGAAGTCATTCGCAGCCGGGCAGTTATTCTTTCGGAAAATCTGAAGAAATGGGGAAACCCGAATGTGGTAGTCACCAATAATGACCCGAAGGATTTTGCAGCCTTTAAAGGCCTTTTCGATGTGCTGGTGGTGGATGCGCCTTGTTCCGGCGAAGGCCTCTTCCGGCGCGATGAAAATGCCATTGCCGAATGGTCGCCCGAGAACACACAACTTTGTGCCCAACGTCAACAACGCATCCTGGCCAACGTTTGGCCGGCATTGAAGCCCGGAGGGGTGCTCATTTACAGTACCTGCACCTATAATCCGGGAGAGAATGAGGAAAACCTGAAATGGCTCAACGAATTTGCCGAAGTGGAAAACATTTCCCTACCGGTGAAAGAGGAATGGGGCATTACCCAAACCGAGGCCGCCCGCCTGTCGGGATACCGCTTCTATCCGCACAAAACCAAAGGCGAGGGTTTTTTCATGGCGGTTGTCCGTAAACTTGACGGAGAAACCGCACGTATGCCCAAGAAAATAAAGGGTGCAGCTTTTACTACTGCTTCGCGCAACGAGAAGGCGCTGATTGAAGGTTGGCTAGCCAACGATGACCTTGAACTCCTCAACCTGAACGGGACGCTGCTCTCCTTTCCCGGTAGGTATACCGCCGAATTAACCTGGCTGCAACAAAGTTTGCGCATTGTGCATGCCGGTATTAAAACCGGTGAATTGAAACAAAAAGAAGTGATACCAGCGCATGAACTGGCGCTCTCTCCCATCATCAACCGGGGCAAGTTCCCGGAAATCGGACTATCACTGGAAGAATCCGTCCGTTTCCTCCACCGCGACGATATCCGTCCCAAAGCTAAAGAACGTGGCTGGCACCTGCTCACCTACCGGGATGTGCCGATAGGATGGGTCAAAAACCTCGGCAACCGGTTCAACAGTGCCTATCCCAAAGAGTGGCGTATCCGGATGGACATTACAGAATACCTGGCCGGCAAGCTGGAAGCGGAAAAAGCAAAATTTCCGTTAGGGTAG
- a CDS encoding xanthine dehydrogenase family protein molybdopterin-binding subunit, with amino-acid sequence MSYFFDSKNTEQMPKGRVEGIAKVTGKAKYSAEYEISNVAYGVVVGSTIASGRILKMQVEEAMKAPGVIDILSHENKPYVSGFSGMKEMPDNRFGLPIFYTDKIYYNDQPIAMVVAETIEDAMFAAPLVKAEYEEAIPETDFAKKTREVPLKETENDRGSVGAWEDAPHQVDQEYTIAMEVHNPMEMHATIAQWKSNDKLLLYDKNQGVNRVQSVISSLFDIPTDNIHVISEFVGGGFGSGLRVWPHTIAAVMAAQQVKRPVKVVLTRPQMFTMVGYRPESWQRVKLGADKDGNFKGIIHQAKNDSSKIQGFSDGITRVTRKIYGFKNVKTEEAIVGLNVPMPTWNRGPGDTTGCFGVESAIDELCHELKLDPVEVRLKNIAPYEMETGLPWSTNYLNECLEKGAELIGWKNRNPVPGSLKEGGYKIGYGVAVGMWSSGRSYTGASIDMKKDGVITVRTAMTDIGTGTGTGMQNVAHTVTGIPKNKIKIELGNSDFPKAPSQGGSRGMASVSSAVYAASLALKRKLAGYAWPEKDANALNVDNISLSDNGIIYQGNQDTFVSYADIFGKNNLNDLKVEEFAGPGEERKKYGFCSSAAHFYKVKVHERTGKIKVDRMVIVVDAGRIINPKAAANQVIGAGAGGIGMGLLEEQLIDFKTGRLIGNDLAGYHFAVNADVPLIEVSFIGKPDPNINPSGAKGLGEVGIIGAAPAIANAVFNATGKRVRDLPITVERFFNA; translated from the coding sequence ATGAGCTACTTTTTTGACTCGAAGAACACGGAACAAATGCCGAAAGGCCGTGTGGAAGGGATAGCGAAGGTAACCGGCAAGGCAAAATATTCAGCAGAATATGAAATTTCCAACGTGGCTTACGGAGTGGTGGTCGGAAGTACCATTGCCTCCGGAAGAATCCTGAAGATGCAGGTTGAAGAAGCGATGAAGGCCCCCGGCGTCATTGATATTCTTTCGCACGAAAATAAACCTTATGTATCCGGTTTCTCCGGTATGAAAGAGATGCCGGACAATCGCTTCGGATTACCCATATTTTATACCGACAAGATTTATTACAACGACCAGCCCATTGCGATGGTAGTAGCAGAAACAATCGAGGATGCCATGTTTGCAGCGCCGTTGGTCAAAGCTGAATACGAGGAAGCAATACCGGAAACAGATTTTGCAAAGAAAACCAGGGAGGTTCCGCTAAAAGAGACTGAAAATGACCGGGGCAGTGTTGGAGCATGGGAAGATGCACCGCACCAGGTAGATCAGGAATATACCATTGCGATGGAAGTTCACAATCCAATGGAAATGCACGCCACCATTGCGCAGTGGAAATCGAACGATAAACTGCTATTGTACGACAAAAACCAGGGCGTGAACCGGGTGCAATCGGTCATCAGCAGTTTGTTCGACATTCCGACAGACAACATTCATGTGATCAGCGAATTTGTCGGAGGCGGCTTTGGCAGCGGCTTACGGGTATGGCCGCATACCATCGCTGCAGTAATGGCAGCCCAACAGGTCAAGCGTCCGGTGAAAGTGGTGCTCACGCGTCCGCAGATGTTTACCATGGTAGGCTACCGGCCTGAATCGTGGCAACGGGTGAAACTGGGAGCCGATAAAGACGGTAATTTTAAGGGAATCATCCACCAGGCAAAAAACGACAGCTCTAAAATCCAGGGTTTCTCCGATGGCATTACACGCGTTACCCGCAAAATCTACGGGTTTAAAAATGTCAAAACAGAGGAAGCCATCGTCGGCCTCAACGTCCCCATGCCAACATGGAACCGCGGTCCTGGTGATACGACCGGCTGTTTTGGTGTGGAAAGCGCCATCGATGAATTGTGCCACGAGCTCAAACTGGACCCGGTGGAGGTTCGCCTGAAAAATATCGCTCCCTATGAAATGGAAACCGGCTTGCCATGGTCGACCAATTACCTGAATGAGTGCCTGGAAAAAGGCGCAGAGCTGATTGGCTGGAAAAACCGCAACCCTGTTCCCGGTTCACTGAAAGAAGGCGGCTACAAAATCGGCTACGGCGTTGCCGTGGGGATGTGGAGCTCGGGCCGTTCCTACACCGGAGCCTCCATCGACATGAAAAAAGACGGAGTAATTACGGTCCGCACAGCGATGACCGACATCGGGACAGGAACAGGAACCGGTATGCAAAACGTTGCCCATACGGTTACCGGTATTCCCAAAAATAAAATCAAAATCGAACTGGGAAACTCCGACTTTCCCAAAGCTCCCAGTCAGGGCGGCAGCCGGGGTATGGCTTCGGTCAGTAGTGCAGTTTATGCCGCTAGTCTGGCCCTGAAACGAAAACTGGCCGGTTACGCCTGGCCCGAGAAAGATGCCAACGCCTTGAATGTGGATAATATCTCACTATCCGACAATGGCATTATCTATCAGGGCAACCAGGATACTTTTGTTTCTTATGCCGATATTTTTGGCAAGAACAATCTCAATGACCTCAAGGTAGAGGAATTTGCCGGGCCGGGTGAAGAGCGCAAAAAGTACGGCTTCTGCTCTTCTGCCGCGCATTTCTATAAAGTGAAAGTGCACGAGAGAACTGGTAAAATCAAAGTCGACCGGATGGTGATTGTTGTTGATGCCGGACGGATCATCAATCCGAAGGCAGCCGCTAACCAGGTCATTGGTGCCGGAGCCGGAGGCATTGGCATGGGATTGCTGGAAGAACAACTAATTGATTTCAAAACCGGGCGGTTAATTGGTAACGATTTGGCGGGTTATCACTTTGCCGTCAATGCCGATGTGCCGCTCATCGAAGTTTCGTTTATCGGCAAGCCCGACCCAAACATCAATCCATCCGGAGCGAAAGGCCTGGGCGAAGTAGGTATCATCGGGGCCGCACCGGCGATTGCCAACGCCGTTTTCAACGCCACCGGGAAACGGGTACGCGATTTACCCATCACGGTCGAGCGGTTTTTCAATGCATAA
- the rplS gene encoding 50S ribosomal protein L19, translating into MDLIKVAENAFLGEQKELPKFGPGDTITVHYKIREGNKERVQNYRGTVLQINGSGLTKTFTVRKMSGNVGVERIFPANSPFIDRIDVNRRGSVRRARLFYLRSRTGKKARIKEKRF; encoded by the coding sequence ATGGATCTCATTAAAGTAGCAGAAAACGCATTTTTAGGAGAACAGAAAGAACTTCCTAAGTTCGGGCCCGGCGATACCATCACGGTTCACTACAAAATCCGTGAGGGTAACAAAGAGAGAGTTCAGAACTACCGTGGTACGGTTCTTCAGATCAACGGTTCTGGTTTGACCAAAACCTTTACTGTTCGCAAAATGTCGGGTAACGTAGGCGTGGAAAGAATTTTCCCGGCTAACTCTCCTTTCATCGACCGGATTGATGTCAACAGGAGAGGTAGTGTACGTCGTGCCCGCTTGTTTTACCTGCGTAGCCGGACTGGTAAAAAAGCCCGGATCAAAGAGAAAAGATTCTAA